ACCCTAATAATTCCATTATTATTTTTTTTATTTTTTACTACCGGATGTACAGTACAAAATGAGATTAACCCTGGTCCCGCCCACATGGAAAACAAAAATTCTAGTGATAAGGCTGAAACGGCTCCCCATCTTACCCAAATCAATTATTACGATCTGATAGTGGTAGGTGGAGAACCGGAGGGTGTTGCTGCCGCCGTTTCTGGAGCTCGAAGCGGGCTCAGTGTACTTCTTATCGAGGACGACCGGGCTTTGGGCGGCCTGATAACCCTGGGGAAGCTGAGTTTTCTAGATATGAATTACGGCAAAGATGGTACTCTTTTGACCAGGGGAATATTTAAAGAGTTTTATGATGCCGTGGGCGGGACTGTTTTTGATGTCGAAAAGGCGAAGAAAGTTTTTACTGATATGGTGGAAGAGCAGGATACCATCACCTTAAAGCTCAACACGTCTCTTGTAGAGCCCATTAAAGATGGTAACAATTTAATAGGGGTTAGGGTCAGAGAGGGTGGAGAGATCAAAGAATATTACGGCAAACGATTTATAGATGCTACGGCAGATGCCGACCTTGCTGCCCCGGCGGGCGTGCCTTACACAATAGGAAGGGAAGACATTGGAGAAAAAGAGAAAACAATGGGAGTAACGCTGGTTTTTGAATTAACTAATGTAAATTGGCCCCGAATAGTCAACTATCTTAGAACTGATGGCGATAAGTATTCCGGAGCAGGTAAAAGAGCCGCGTGGGGATATAAAAAAGAAGGATACAGTTACGAGCCGAAAGATCCCGGTATACGTTTAAGGGGATTTAATATTGCCCGCCAGGACAACGGCAACGTATTAATTAACGCCCTCATCATCTTCGGTGTAGACGTTTTTGACCCAGAAAGCAGGCAAAAAGCAATCGCCAGAGCCCGAAGAGAGTTGGAATATCTTATGCCATACATTAGAGAGAACTTTGCGGGTTTTGAAAACGCGGAATTGGTAGGGACGGCAGAACAGCTCTATGTCAGGGAAAGCAGACATATTATTGGAGAATACCAGTTGACCATAGATGATGTTCTCGAAAACAGGGATCACTGGGATAGGATTGCCATCGGCAGTTACCCGGTCGATATACAGCCTTCATCGAAGGACGATTATGGCTTTGTTTTGGGAAATCCGGACAGGTACAGTATACCATTTAGATCACTGGTGC
This genomic interval from Calderihabitans maritimus contains the following:
- a CDS encoding FAD-dependent oxidoreductase; translated protein: MTNRFYATLIIPLLFFLFFTTGCTVQNEINPGPAHMENKNSSDKAETAPHLTQINYYDLIVVGGEPEGVAAAVSGARSGLSVLLIEDDRALGGLITLGKLSFLDMNYGKDGTLLTRGIFKEFYDAVGGTVFDVEKAKKVFTDMVEEQDTITLKLNTSLVEPIKDGNNLIGVRVREGGEIKEYYGKRFIDATADADLAAPAGVPYTIGREDIGEKEKTMGVTLVFELTNVNWPRIVNYLRTDGDKYSGAGKRAAWGYKKEGYSYEPKDPGIRLRGFNIARQDNGNVLINALIIFGVDVFDPESRQKAIARARRELEYLMPYIRENFAGFENAELVGTAEQLYVRESRHIIGEYQLTIDDVLENRDHWDRIAIGSYPVDIQPSSKDDYGFVLGNPDRYSIPFRSLVPLKIENLLVVGRSASYTSLAAGSARVIPVGMCEGEAAGVAAAYSIKHNISFREMTKSEEAIKSVQEELVARGAYLEPFNIKDPLTDHWAYEGVKTLRRLGLVKGGYNNDYGLNEKIDKWFFQTILNESLKKAGSPPGRYIEVSARPANEEILKSVAFGLGKQVETVHEAREILSELGILTDELKPYFTDNNKRPNKAEVIMLVANLYKYCLATP